The following proteins are encoded in a genomic region of Corylus avellana chromosome ca4, CavTom2PMs-1.0:
- the LOC132178492 gene encoding protein MICRORCHIDIA 4-like, giving the protein MKYEGKKVVTEGNNLSEPKDRTAQVFTNNSSSSRTNSSSGSSDIDDSNDSKVEFARNFISSVRPVKGEEALPVTEAWPLSVRVPVEAALVNYKKPKGLVVHNCKQFWKAGDYEITNRGDVASTSAGIEHVRVHPKFLHSNATSHKWALGAFAELLDNSLDEVCNGATYVYVDVLENRKDGTKMLQVEDDGGGMTPDKMRQCMSLGYSVKSNMANTIGQYGNGFKTSTMRLGADVLVFSRCQGNDGQGLTQSIGMLSYTFLRGTGKEDVVVPMIDFEKKGQEWKKMTRSSLHDWNRNLATILQWSPYANEEELFKQFNSLNDHGTRIIIYNLWEDDEGNLELDFDTDKHDIQLRGVNRDEKSIQMAQQYPNSRHFLTYQHSLRSYASILYLKLPANFRIMLRGKDVQHHNIVNDMMLTKEIAYKPLHLQKDPNMAALGTIGFVKDAKSHIDIQGFSIYHKNRLIKPFWRLWNPAGSDGRGVIGVLEANFVEPAHDKQGFERTTVLSRLEQRLIKIQRNYWSANCQEIGYAARRRQADSPDKESLVSCKEKSTTASPAQEEKCNGSASPSRGSKSKSTVKSNKRPRPVDSASEDESFHEASPSSRESKQDPTSNSKVAPTIAERKVSRPDDHSNSLTKPKEDKGKSSKRLKELGSLHQMNEVLNDLQHERERRKSLELQVQEKQSKIDELDQEQITLIDMIAEERGRRDALEKSLRNKLKEASATISELLEEVKQLEGKKG; this is encoded by the exons ATGAAGTATGAAGGAAAGAAAGTTGTCACGGAAGGTAATAACCTTTCGGAACCGAAGGATCGAACCGCACAAGTTTTTACAAATAATAGCAGTAGTAGTAGAACCAATAGTTCGAGTGGTTCTTCGGATATCGACGACTCCAACGATTCAAAAGTCGAGTTTGCCAGGAATTTTATCTCTTCTGTCCGGCCGGTGAAGGGCGAAGAGGCTTTGCCTGTGACAGAGGCTTGGCCATTGTCGGTGAGGGTTCCAGTGGAGGCTGCGTTGGTTAATTATAAGAAACCAAAAGGTCTGGTTGTTCACAATTGCAAGCAGTTTTGGAAAGCAGGTGATTACGAGATCACCAACAGAGGCGATGTTGCTTCCACTTCTG CAGGCATAGAACATGTTAGGGTCCATCCTAAATTTCTACATTCAAATGCGACCAGCCATAAATGGGCTCTGGGAG CTTTTGCGGAGCTTCTAGATAACTCTTTGGATGAG GTCTGTAATGGAGCTACATATGTTTATGTCGATGTTCTTGAAAACAGGAAAGATGGCACTAAAATGTTGCAAGTTGAAG ATGATGGTGGTGGAATGACTCCTGATAAGATGCGGCAGTGCATGTCTCTTGGCTATTCTGTAAAAAGCAACATGGCCAACACCATTGGTCAAT ATGGAAATGGGTTCAAGACAAGTACAATGAGGCTAGGAGCAGATGTTCTCGTGTTTTCACGTTGCCAAGGGAATGATGGACAAGG gCTCACACAAAGCATCGGAATGCTATCCTACACATTTTTGAGGGGTACTGGAAAGGAAGATGTTGTGGTTCCCATG ATTGACTTTGAGAAAAAAGGACAAGAGTGGAAGAAGATGACACGATCTTCTCTGCATGACTGGAATAGAAATTTAGCAACCATATTGCAGTGGTCACCTTATGCAAATGAAGAAGAGCTTTTTAAGCAG TTCAATTCCCTGAACGATCATGGAACACGAATAATTATATACAACCTTTGGGAAGATGACGAAGGAAATCTGGAACTTGATTTTGACACAGATAAACAT GACATTCAACTTAGAGGAGTCAACCGAGATGAAAAGAGCATACAAATGGCACAACAATATCCCAACTCTAGACACTTCTTAACTTATCAACACTCACTAAGG AGTTACGCATCGATTCTCTATCTGAAACTTCCAGCTAACTTCAGAATTATGTTGCGTGGGAAAGATGTTCAACATCACAACATAGTGAATGACATGATGTTAACAAAGGAGATAGCATACAAACCCCTGCATCTTCAAAAAGATCCAAAT ATGGCTGCCCTCGGGACAATTGGGTTTGTAAAGGATGCGAAATCCCATATTGATATTCAGGGGTTCAGTATATATCATAAGAACCGATTAATTAAg CCATTCTGGAGGCTATGGAATCCTGCCGGCAGTGATGGTCGTGGAGTTATTG GTGTATTGGAAGCTAATTTTGTTGAACCAGCTCATGACAAACAGGGCTTTGAGCGTACAACAGTGCTTTCGAGACTCGAGCAGCGATTAATTAAAATCCAAAGGAACTACTG gaGCGCAAACTGCCAGGAAATTGGTTATGCTGCAAGGCGACGTCAGGCTGATTCTCCAGACAAAGAATCTTTAGTATCTTGCAAAGAGAAATCCACTACTGCTTCTCCAGCCCAGGAAGAGAAATGTAATGGAAGTGCTTCTCCAAGTCGGGGTTCTAAATCAAAGTCCACTGTGAAATCTAATAAAAGACCACGACCTGTAGACTCTGCAAGTGAAGATGAAAGTTTTCATGAAGCATCACCTTCCTCTCGTGAATCTAAGCAAGACCCCACATCAAATTCAAAG GTAGCTCCCACAATCGCAGAAAGAAAAGTGTCCCGGCCTGATGACCATTCAAATAGTCTAACCAAACCAAAAGAAGACAAGGGAAAATCAAGTAAAAG ATTGAAGGAACTAGGCAGTCTACATCAGATGAATGAAGTGCTAAATGATTTACAGCATGAAAGAGAGAGGCGTAAATCACTTGAACTTCAA GTTCAAGAGAAACAAAGTAAAATAGATGAGCTGGACCAAGAGCAAATAACTCTGATTGATATGATCGCAGAAGAAAGGGGGCGGAGAGATGCTCTGGAGAAGAGTTTGAGGAATAAGTTAAAG GAAGCATCTGCGACAATTTCTGAGCTGCTTGAGGAGGTGAAGCAGCTAGAAGGCAAGAAGGGTTGA
- the LOC132178579 gene encoding uncharacterized protein LOC132178579, with the protein MDSVILLVLAFLFTHPLSLIAQPTNPVSHINVVGVVFCDICSSNTLSRHSYFLPGADVQIQCKFNAHSPKTTEQILFSVNRTTDKHGVYKLEIPTVDGVDCVQGLAVTSLCQARLIGSSTSACNVPASKFTSNVITVKSKQDNLCIYNLNALSYKPSKKNSTLCRNQEELLSSLNSSKCFLPYFPPYVFPWPPLPKLPFPPLPPLPPLPPFPSLPFPPLPPFPSLPFPPLPPFPSFPFPPLPFPNPPSLPFPFPQLPPFPPTPSLLSPPPPPAFNLRDPRTWIPNIPPLSPPPPPPPTFNLRDPRTWIPYIPPSPPNSPQNQNP; encoded by the exons ATGGATTCTGTAATTCTCCTTGTTCTTGCATTTCTCTTCACTCATCCACTTTCTCTCATAGCTCAACCAACAAATCCAGTCTCCCACATCAACGTAGTGGGTGTTGTTTTTTGTGATATCTGCTCCAGCAACACTTTATCTAGACACAGCTACTTCTTGCCAG GTGCAGATGTTCAAATCCAATGCAAATTCAATGCACACTCACCAAAAACCACGGAACAAATCTTGTTTTCAGTCAACAGAACCACGGATAAGCATGGAGTATATAAGCTAGAAATACCGACTGTTGATGGGGTTGACTGCGTACAAGGTTTAGCAGTGACATCACTGTGCCAGGCAAGATTAATAGGGAGCTCAACCTCAGCCTGCAATGTCCCTGCTTCAAAGTTCACATCAAATGTGATCACAGTCAAGTCTAAGCAAGATAATCTATGTATATACAATTTGAATGCATTGAGTTACAAGCCATCTAAGAAGAATAGCACCTTATGTAGAAATCAGGAGGAGTTGCTAAGCTCTTTGAACTCCTCGAAGTGCTTTCTTCCTTACTTCCCACCATATGTATTCCCTTGGCCCCCCTTACCTAAATTACCCTTCCCTCCCTTGCCACCCCTCCCTCCACTGCCACCTTTCCCATCACTACCCTTCCCTCCATTGCCTCCTTTCCCATCACTACCCTTCCCTCCACTACCACCTTTTCCATCTTTTCCCTTCCCTCCACTACCATTTCCAAACCCACCATCTTTGCCCTTTCCATTCCCACAACTCCCTCCTTTTCCTCCTACTCCATCTCTTCTTTCCCCACCCCCTCCACCTGCATTTAATCTAAGAGATCCAAGAACTTGGATACCCAATATCCCTCCAttatctcctcctcctcctcctccaccaacATTTAATCTTAGAGACCCAAGAACTTGGATACCATATATCCCCCCATCCCCTCCTAATAGCCCTCAAAACCAAAATCCATAG